A window from Mycolicibacterium tokaiense encodes these proteins:
- a CDS encoding GMC family oxidoreductase, which produces MADITVDYVIAGGGTAGCVLAARLSEDPSVTVCLVEAGPSDVDDPNILVLADWMHLLDSGYDWDYPVEPQEKGNSFLRHARAKVLGGCSSHNSCIAFWPPAEGLADWEAMGAAGWTDLRRYVKRLERNDADGDHGRDGPVRLRDVPPDDPCGVAVLESAAKVGLPTVQFNRGPTVVNGAGWFQINAAEDGTRMSTSHAYLHPILETRTNLQVRTGSWVSEVLFDGAGNATGVRHLRPDLTGYDTVHARREVVLTAGAIDTPKLLMLSGIGPAQHLQEFGIPVRVDSPGVGSNLDDHVEGLVFWEASRPMVTTSTQWWEIGLFASTVEGLTQPDLMMHYGSVPFDMNTLRWGYPTTDNGFCLTPNVTQGKSRGTVRLRSRDFRDRAKVDPRYFTDAEGHDETVMLAGIRLARRIADQDPLRSWIARELAPGPEAVTDDELIDYMHKTHNTVYHPAATARMGAPDDPAAVLDPQLRVKGVQRLRVVDASAMPKLPAVNPNITVMAMAEKCADLMRGS; this is translated from the coding sequence ATGGCAGACATCACGGTCGACTATGTGATCGCCGGCGGCGGCACCGCCGGATGTGTGCTGGCGGCACGGCTGTCAGAGGACCCGTCGGTGACCGTGTGCCTGGTGGAAGCCGGGCCCAGCGACGTCGACGACCCCAACATCCTGGTGCTCGCAGACTGGATGCACCTGCTGGATTCCGGATACGACTGGGACTACCCGGTGGAGCCGCAGGAGAAGGGCAACAGCTTCCTGCGCCACGCGCGGGCCAAGGTTCTCGGCGGGTGCTCATCGCACAACTCCTGCATCGCGTTCTGGCCCCCGGCCGAAGGGTTGGCGGACTGGGAGGCCATGGGCGCCGCGGGCTGGACCGACCTGCGCCGCTACGTGAAACGCCTGGAGCGCAACGACGCCGACGGTGACCACGGCCGCGACGGGCCGGTCCGGCTGCGCGACGTGCCGCCAGACGACCCGTGTGGTGTCGCGGTGCTGGAGTCCGCCGCCAAGGTGGGTCTGCCCACGGTGCAGTTCAACCGCGGACCCACGGTGGTCAACGGTGCCGGCTGGTTCCAGATCAACGCCGCCGAGGACGGCACCCGGATGTCGACCTCGCACGCCTACCTGCATCCCATCCTCGAGACACGCACCAACCTGCAGGTCCGTACCGGGTCGTGGGTCAGCGAGGTGCTGTTCGACGGCGCCGGCAACGCCACCGGCGTGCGACACCTCCGCCCCGACCTCACCGGCTACGACACCGTGCACGCCCGCCGCGAGGTGGTGCTCACCGCCGGTGCCATCGACACCCCGAAACTGCTGATGCTGTCCGGAATCGGTCCGGCGCAACACCTTCAGGAGTTCGGTATCCCGGTGCGCGTCGATTCCCCGGGGGTGGGATCCAATCTCGACGACCATGTGGAAGGTCTGGTGTTCTGGGAGGCGTCGCGGCCCATGGTCACGACCTCCACCCAGTGGTGGGAGATCGGGCTGTTCGCCTCGACCGTCGAGGGATTGACCCAGCCCGACCTGATGATGCACTACGGCAGTGTGCCGTTCGACATGAACACCCTGCGGTGGGGCTATCCGACCACCGACAACGGTTTCTGCCTGACACCCAATGTGACACAGGGCAAGTCGCGCGGCACGGTGCGGTTGCGGTCCCGGGACTTCCGCGATCGGGCGAAGGTGGATCCGCGGTACTTCACCGATGCCGAGGGCCACGACGAGACGGTGATGCTGGCGGGTATCCGGCTGGCGCGCCGGATCGCCGATCAGGACCCGTTGCGCTCGTGGATCGCGCGGGAGCTGGCACCGGGCCCAGAGGCCGTCACCGACGACGAGCTGATCGACTACATGCACAAGACCCACAACACCGTGTATCACCCGGCCGCCACCGCCAGGATGGGTGCACCCGACGATCCTGCGGCGGTGCTGGATCCGCAACTGCGGGTCAAGGGCGTGCAACGGCTGCGGGTGGTGGACGCCTCGGCGATGCCGAAGCTGCCCGCGGTGAATCCGAACATCACCGTGATGGCGATGGCCGAGAAATGTGCGGACCTGATGCGCGGCAGCTGA
- a CDS encoding APC family permease, with translation MTTSASTSSDDHGMADFGYRESLDRSIGKFASFAAGVSYISILTGTFQLFYFGYGTAGPAYLWSWPLVFVGQMAVALCFMELAAKYPIAGSVYNWSKKLASKLVGWAAGWLMLTASIVTISAVALAYQLNLPRIWSGFQIIGDGTGQYDYAANAVLLGSVLIAFTTIVNAVGVKLMARINSAGVFIELIAAVLIAFLLGINIERGPDIFFSTNGYGTEESMGFLGAFLIASLASGYVMYGFDTAASLGEETVDPRRTAPKAIARAILASFVIGGAILVFAVMAAPNLQDPALGESSGGLQYIVEQVMWGPLGTIFLICIVIAVTVCTLAVHTAAIRLSFAMARDNALPFGERLATVNPKSQTPIVPAVVIGVVAVIILLINVGQPKIFTVLTSIAIIMIYLAYLMVTGPMLKKRLQGQWPPADLKTQGYFTMGRWGLAVNTVAVVWGAGMALNLAWPRAAVYGEPWYNTWGAFVYIGVIVGAGLLWYFVKGRHHIGCLQSHRSEQTDHR, from the coding sequence ATGACCACATCGGCGTCGACATCGTCAGACGACCACGGTATGGCCGACTTCGGCTACCGGGAATCGCTGGACCGCAGCATCGGCAAGTTCGCCAGCTTCGCAGCCGGCGTCAGCTACATCTCGATCCTCACCGGCACCTTCCAGCTCTTCTACTTCGGTTACGGCACAGCGGGTCCCGCGTACCTGTGGTCGTGGCCGCTGGTCTTCGTGGGTCAGATGGCCGTCGCCCTGTGCTTCATGGAACTGGCCGCCAAGTACCCCATCGCCGGATCGGTGTACAACTGGTCGAAGAAGCTGGCCAGCAAGCTGGTGGGATGGGCCGCCGGGTGGCTGATGCTCACCGCGTCCATCGTCACCATCTCGGCAGTGGCCCTGGCCTACCAGCTGAACTTGCCGCGGATCTGGAGCGGCTTCCAGATCATCGGCGACGGCACCGGCCAGTACGACTACGCGGCCAACGCGGTACTGCTCGGCAGCGTGCTGATCGCGTTCACCACCATCGTCAACGCGGTGGGCGTGAAGCTGATGGCCAGGATCAACAGTGCAGGCGTGTTCATCGAACTCATCGCCGCCGTGCTGATCGCCTTCCTGCTGGGGATCAACATCGAGCGCGGGCCCGATATCTTCTTCTCCACCAACGGGTACGGCACCGAAGAGAGCATGGGCTTTCTGGGGGCGTTCTTGATCGCGTCGTTGGCCTCGGGGTACGTGATGTACGGGTTCGACACCGCGGCCTCGCTGGGTGAGGAGACCGTGGACCCGCGGCGTACCGCGCCCAAGGCAATCGCCAGGGCGATCCTGGCTTCCTTCGTGATCGGCGGCGCCATCCTGGTGTTCGCGGTGATGGCCGCACCCAACCTTCAGGACCCGGCGCTGGGAGAGAGCAGCGGTGGTCTGCAGTACATCGTCGAGCAGGTGATGTGGGGGCCGCTGGGCACCATCTTCCTGATCTGCATCGTGATCGCGGTGACGGTGTGCACGCTGGCCGTGCATACCGCGGCGATCCGGCTGTCGTTCGCGATGGCCCGCGACAACGCGCTGCCGTTCGGGGAGCGGCTGGCTACGGTGAACCCCAAGTCACAGACGCCGATCGTCCCCGCCGTCGTGATCGGCGTCGTCGCCGTCATCATCCTGCTGATCAACGTCGGTCAGCCCAAGATCTTCACGGTGTTGACCTCCATCGCGATCATCATGATCTACCTGGCGTATCTCATGGTGACCGGGCCGATGCTCAAGAAACGCCTCCAGGGACAGTGGCCCCCAGCAGATCTGAAAACCCAGGGCTATTTCACGATGGGGCGGTGGGGGCTGGCGGTCAACACCGTGGCCGTGGTCTGGGGCGCCGGGATGGCGCTCAACCTGGCCTGGCCGCGGGCGGCGGTGTACGGCGAGCCCTGGTACAACACCTGGGGTGCCTTCGTCTACATCGGGGTGATCGTGGGTGCCGGACTGCTCTGGTATTTCGTCAAGGGTCGCCACCACATCGGATGCCTGCAGTCGCATCGCAGCGAACAGACCGATCACCGTTGA
- a CDS encoding aldehyde dehydrogenase family protein — protein MSDGVQPALFIDGTWRHAADGATREVINPADGSVVAVVAEAGPADAAAAVSAARAAFPSWSATAVAERAEMCNRIADLLLRDRDEIARIETLDTGKTLRESQIDIDDVVSVFRFYARLAAVQSDRLVDVGNPAIVSRVVREPIGVCVLIAPWNYPLLQIVWKIAPALAAGCTMVAKPSEVTPLSTIALVRLAHEAGVPAGVLNLIQGSGAAVGAALVDNADVDMVSFTGGASTGASIAAAAAPHVSRVALELGGKNPHLVFADADWDSAVDAVVTGVFLHSGQVCSSGTRLIVEESIADDLVAAVVARAEKIRFGNGLDPASQTGPLVSTAHRDKVEAYVALGISEGAVLMTGGQRPTDPALAAGYFYPPTVFDRCDRGMRIVTEETFGPILTVERFTSEEQAIELGNDTTYGLAAGVRTGDTARAERVARALRHGTVWVNDFGVYTAAAEWGGFGRSGNGRELGPTGLAEYQELKHIWTNTAPGEVGWF, from the coding sequence ATGAGTGACGGGGTGCAGCCGGCCCTGTTCATCGACGGCACCTGGCGCCACGCCGCGGACGGGGCGACCCGTGAGGTGATCAATCCCGCTGACGGCAGCGTGGTGGCGGTGGTGGCCGAGGCAGGTCCGGCTGACGCGGCAGCTGCGGTGTCCGCAGCCCGCGCCGCCTTCCCGTCCTGGTCGGCCACCGCGGTCGCCGAGCGCGCGGAAATGTGCAACCGCATCGCCGATCTGCTGCTGCGTGACCGCGACGAGATCGCCCGCATCGAGACACTCGACACCGGAAAGACGCTGCGCGAGAGCCAGATCGACATCGACGATGTGGTATCGGTGTTCCGCTTTTACGCACGGCTGGCGGCGGTGCAGTCCGACCGGCTGGTCGACGTGGGCAACCCCGCGATTGTGAGTCGCGTCGTGCGGGAGCCGATTGGTGTCTGTGTGCTGATCGCCCCGTGGAATTATCCGCTGCTGCAGATTGTGTGGAAGATCGCGCCTGCGCTGGCGGCCGGGTGCACCATGGTGGCCAAACCCAGCGAGGTGACACCGCTGAGCACCATCGCCCTGGTGCGGCTGGCGCACGAAGCGGGGGTGCCTGCCGGCGTGCTCAACCTGATCCAGGGCAGCGGTGCCGCCGTCGGCGCCGCGCTGGTGGACAACGCCGACGTCGACATGGTGTCGTTCACCGGCGGGGCCTCCACCGGGGCCTCGATCGCCGCGGCCGCGGCCCCCCACGTCAGCCGCGTCGCGCTCGAACTGGGCGGCAAGAACCCGCACCTGGTGTTCGCCGACGCCGACTGGGACAGCGCCGTCGACGCCGTGGTGACCGGGGTGTTCCTGCACTCCGGACAGGTCTGCTCGTCGGGCACCAGGCTGATCGTCGAGGAGTCGATCGCCGACGACCTGGTGGCCGCCGTGGTGGCCCGCGCCGAGAAGATCCGCTTCGGTAACGGGCTGGACCCGGCCAGCCAGACCGGCCCGCTGGTGTCGACGGCGCACCGCGACAAGGTGGAAGCCTACGTGGCACTCGGCATCTCCGAAGGTGCGGTGCTGATGACCGGTGGGCAGCGGCCCACCGATCCGGCGCTGGCGGCAGGGTACTTCTATCCGCCCACGGTCTTCGACCGCTGTGACCGGGGCATGCGCATCGTCACCGAAGAGACCTTCGGCCCCATCCTGACCGTCGAACGATTCACCTCCGAGGAGCAGGCCATCGAACTGGGCAACGACACCACCTACGGACTGGCCGCCGGAGTGCGCACGGGCGACACCGCCCGCGCAGAGCGGGTGGCCAGAGCGCTACGGCACGGCACGGTCTGGGTCAACGATTTCGGCGTCTACACGGCGGCCGCCGAATGGGGTGGCTTCGGACGGTCCGGCAACGGCCGCGAACTCGGACCCACCGGCCTGGCCGAATACCAAGAACTGAAACACATCTGGACCAACACCGCGCCCGGTGAAGTGGGCTGGTTCTAA
- a CDS encoding tripartite tricarboxylate transporter substrate binding protein produces MKIKAVVGAVLTGALVLAGMQSGPARAVPYPTGPVTMTAGANPGSGFDLTIRAVVDTLTQERLVEVPLPVEYRPGNIGADFLATMVEQYAGRDDQISVTSLSMMMNQLRGISKYGYTDVTMIANLMTEYYVVFVEPGSEFADLRGLLQTAAADPGRVVVGAATDDEAPFDLLVRAAGGNPGATRYVSMQGGGEQSDALHNGQIGVAIAGVSEVIDQLRTRQLIPLAVLSEQRLPGLDAPTARELGFDVTLSNWRGLYGPPGMPQYAVDYWRRTLATMVATPTWSQLAEQRQFTTRFMSGDEYATFLAETQADVTTALGEAGQ; encoded by the coding sequence ATGAAGATCAAGGCCGTCGTCGGGGCGGTGTTGACCGGAGCGCTGGTGCTCGCCGGAATGCAGTCCGGTCCTGCCAGAGCCGTCCCGTATCCCACCGGCCCGGTCACCATGACCGCGGGCGCCAACCCGGGGAGCGGTTTCGACCTCACCATCCGCGCCGTGGTGGACACCCTGACACAGGAACGCCTGGTCGAGGTGCCGCTGCCTGTGGAGTACCGCCCCGGCAACATCGGCGCGGACTTCCTGGCCACGATGGTGGAGCAGTACGCCGGCCGTGATGACCAGATTTCTGTGACGTCCCTGTCGATGATGATGAACCAGCTGCGCGGCATATCGAAGTACGGCTACACAGACGTCACGATGATCGCCAACCTGATGACGGAGTACTACGTGGTGTTCGTCGAACCCGGCTCCGAGTTCGCCGACCTGCGCGGCCTGCTGCAGACAGCGGCGGCTGACCCCGGACGCGTGGTCGTCGGCGCGGCCACGGATGACGAGGCCCCGTTCGATCTGCTGGTGCGCGCGGCCGGCGGCAATCCGGGCGCCACCCGGTACGTCAGCATGCAGGGCGGCGGTGAACAGAGCGACGCTCTGCACAACGGCCAGATCGGGGTGGCGATCGCCGGGGTCAGCGAGGTCATCGACCAGCTGCGGACCCGCCAGCTCATCCCGCTGGCTGTCCTGTCCGAACAGCGGCTGCCGGGTCTGGACGCACCGACAGCACGTGAACTCGGCTTCGACGTCACCCTGTCGAACTGGCGTGGGCTCTACGGTCCGCCGGGTATGCCGCAGTACGCCGTGGACTACTGGCGACGCACCCTGGCGACGATGGTCGCCACCCCCACCTGGTCCCAGCTGGCCGAGCAGCGGCAGTTCACAACGCGGTTCATGAGTGGTGACGAGTACGCAACGTTCCTGGCGGAGACTCAAGCCGATGTCACAACTGCCCTGGGGGAGGCCGGCCAATGA
- a CDS encoding FKBP-type peptidyl-prolyl cis-trans isomerase, with amino-acid sequence MARVNFSRVCTSAAVAALSVTLAACGSDSEPAATSASSVVDMATTTEAAPLPEASGCPTAPPAADVAPQWSLPGATGSVSVTGSTDTAAPAVTVQGPFSVAETQVHTLVPGTGPVIADTATVLVCYMGVNGRDGSVFDSSYERGAPVDFPLTGVVTGFQKAIAGQTVGSTVAVAMTPADGYPEGQPAAGIQPGDSLVFAIKILDAMN; translated from the coding sequence GTGGCGCGGGTGAACTTCTCCCGTGTGTGTACCTCGGCCGCCGTCGCGGCGCTGTCCGTGACCCTCGCCGCCTGCGGCTCCGATTCGGAACCTGCGGCGACCAGTGCGTCGTCCGTCGTCGACATGGCCACCACCACCGAGGCTGCCCCGCTGCCGGAGGCCAGCGGCTGCCCCACCGCGCCGCCGGCGGCGGATGTGGCGCCGCAGTGGTCCCTCCCGGGGGCCACCGGCAGCGTCTCGGTGACGGGATCCACCGACACCGCGGCGCCGGCGGTCACGGTGCAGGGTCCGTTCAGCGTGGCCGAGACGCAGGTGCACACCTTGGTGCCCGGCACCGGCCCTGTAATTGCGGACACCGCCACCGTGCTGGTCTGCTACATGGGTGTCAACGGGCGCGACGGCTCGGTGTTCGACAGCAGCTACGAGCGCGGCGCCCCGGTGGACTTCCCGCTGACCGGCGTGGTGACCGGCTTCCAAAAGGCCATTGCCGGGCAGACCGTCGGTTCCACCGTGGCTGTGGCGATGACGCCCGCCGACGGCTACCCCGAGGGACAACCCGCGGCGGGTATCCAGCCGGGTGATTCCTTGGTGTTCGCGATCAAGATCCTCGACGCGATGAACTGA
- a CDS encoding HNH endonuclease signature motif containing protein: protein MGTSAVADREAMLAALTQMETLTARMNRLSIDAFSDAELLALQQRREAITRAQPVLDHRVYQRITSQSSPISLGAKNYAAVLSQRLRISTSEAHRRLDEAALFGPRTSLTGEPMAPSMPTFARGQAQGLIGAEHIKHVRWFFRELPGFVDFQTRANAEEQLAQHACELGPEAFRTAAAHMLYLLNQDGELSDEDRQALAYIRVGKQRPDGMRPFEGLLTPEAWATLEPLLERNAAPGMCNPADENPCLDGEPTEEQIRNDTRTTGKRNHDALLALCQRLLTRATGTINGLPANVVITVSLTDLEKGTGHGLTAGGTLLPIADVLKFAAHSRPWLALFDGKGLPLHLGRARRTATLAQRLMLLAKHRGCTMPGCTASAYRCQVHHANQDWKDGGRTDIEDLTLACGPNNRMVETTGWTTRNRPEDGVTEWIPPPHLDCGQSRTNNLHHPERIIDPGDDP, encoded by the coding sequence ATGGGAACGTCAGCTGTCGCCGATCGGGAGGCGATGCTGGCTGCCCTGACCCAGATGGAAACCCTGACCGCCCGGATGAATCGGCTGTCGATCGACGCATTCTCCGATGCCGAGTTGTTGGCGCTGCAGCAGCGGCGTGAAGCCATCACCCGCGCGCAGCCGGTGCTCGATCACCGGGTATATCAAAGGATCACTTCCCAAAGCTCACCGATCTCCCTGGGCGCCAAGAATTACGCCGCGGTGTTGTCCCAGCGGCTGCGGATCTCCACCTCCGAGGCCCACCGCCGGCTGGATGAGGCGGCCTTGTTCGGGCCGCGGACCTCGCTGACCGGCGAGCCGATGGCACCCTCCATGCCCACCTTTGCGCGCGGTCAGGCGCAGGGGTTGATCGGCGCCGAGCACATCAAGCATGTGCGGTGGTTTTTCCGTGAGCTGCCCGGCTTCGTGGACTTCCAGACCCGGGCCAACGCCGAAGAACAACTGGCCCAGCATGCCTGCGAACTCGGGCCTGAGGCGTTCCGCACAGCCGCCGCGCACATGCTCTATCTGCTCAACCAAGACGGCGAGCTCTCCGATGAAGACCGTCAAGCCCTGGCCTACATCCGGGTCGGCAAGCAACGCCCCGACGGGATGCGGCCCTTCGAAGGCTTGTTGACCCCGGAGGCATGGGCCACCCTGGAGCCGCTGCTGGAGCGCAACGCCGCCCCAGGGATGTGCAACCCGGCTGATGAGAACCCCTGCCTCGACGGCGAACCCACCGAAGAGCAGATACGCAACGACACCCGCACCACCGGCAAACGGAATCACGATGCGCTGCTGGCGCTGTGCCAACGCTTGCTCACCAGAGCGACAGGCACTATCAACGGATTACCGGCGAACGTCGTGATCACCGTGAGTCTGACCGATCTGGAGAAGGGCACCGGCCACGGCCTGACTGCCGGCGGCACGCTGTTGCCGATCGCCGACGTGCTGAAATTCGCCGCCCACTCCCGGCCGTGGCTGGCGCTGTTCGACGGCAAAGGCCTGCCGCTGCATCTGGGCCGGGCCCGCCGGACCGCCACCCTCGCCCAGCGGTTGATGCTGCTGGCCAAACACCGGGGCTGCACCATGCCCGGGTGCACCGCCAGTGCGTACCGCTGCCAGGTGCATCACGCCAACCAGGATTGGAAGGACGGTGGGCGCACCGACATCGAGGACCTGACGTTGGCGTGCGGGCCGAACAATCGGATGGTGGAGACCACCGGATGGACCACAAGAAACCGTCCCGAGGATGGTGTCACCGAGTGGATCCCGCCGCCACACCTCGACTGCGGCCAGTCCCGCACCAACAACCTCCACCACCCGGAACGGATCATCGACCCCGGCGATGACCCGTGA
- a CDS encoding GntR family transcriptional regulator, translated as MNAVQGLRAAPSPLQTSSRRVYELLRSAIRTGYLPAGTQLVEFELVQALSTSRNALRVALQLLADEGVVERNPRSGTFITSAMVQITLNELDPEARVQTSGLIADLTSTEVFDEQLLDERVIPASPYIRRRMQTQEEYVLMHERLITVRGEPHHVWLGYVSADVDYATVRPNGERELIFRERFGVEYSHAEDSVEAVPCDPRTSSLLHVPPGSPILLCETLMFDIDGRIRELRFRYNRGDRTSYKVDHREMR; from the coding sequence GTGAATGCTGTGCAGGGACTGCGGGCGGCTCCGTCGCCGCTGCAGACCTCATCGCGGCGGGTGTACGAATTGCTGCGCTCGGCGATCCGGACCGGTTACCTGCCCGCCGGAACACAACTGGTCGAGTTCGAGTTGGTCCAGGCCCTGTCGACCAGTCGTAACGCTCTGCGAGTGGCGCTGCAACTTCTGGCCGACGAGGGCGTGGTGGAACGTAATCCGCGTAGCGGCACCTTCATCACCTCGGCCATGGTGCAGATCACCCTGAATGAGCTGGATCCCGAGGCCCGGGTGCAGACCTCCGGTCTGATCGCCGATCTGACGTCCACCGAGGTGTTCGATGAGCAACTGCTCGACGAACGGGTCATTCCCGCCTCTCCCTACATCCGGCGGCGCATGCAGACCCAAGAGGAATATGTGCTCATGCATGAGCGGCTGATCACCGTCCGCGGCGAGCCGCATCACGTCTGGCTCGGATACGTCAGCGCCGATGTGGATTACGCAACGGTGCGACCCAATGGCGAGCGAGAGCTGATCTTCCGGGAGCGGTTCGGGGTCGAGTACAGCCATGCCGAGGACAGCGTGGAAGCGGTGCCGTGTGATCCGCGGACCAGCAGCCTGCTTCACGTGCCGCCCGGGTCACCGATTCTGTTGTGCGAGACGTTGATGTTCGACATCGACGGCCGCATCCGCGAACTGCGGTTCCGGTACAACCGCGGTGACCGGACGTCGTACAAGGTTGATCACCGGGAGATGAGGTAA
- a CDS encoding NtaA/DmoA family FMN-dependent monooxygenase (This protein belongs to a clade of FMN-dependent monooxygenases, within a broader family of flavin-dependent oxidoreductases, the luciferase-like monooxygenase (LMM) family, some of whose members use coenzyme F420 rather than FMN.) produces MTPTLKLALDLSFTHTEGAWRNPGSWVNYPYYTHPAIWEDVARVAERGCIDMVFFGDGVGIPDTWEGSIDAAVTWGLQWPRHDMSPTIALMSRVTQHLGFGLTFSPTYMHPYYVARHVSSLDHVTGGRMAVNLVTSARRSDAANFGFDELMEHDRRYERADEFIDVLKGLWSSVEPEAILLDTGTGVFADPAKVHYLDHHGEFFDVKGPLNMLPSPQYHPPLIQAGASPRGLISFARNADIVFVSRPSAAGMRTFRAELDRHLADVGRAPEEIQVLWPVHPMMGENVEHAKELEAQLIESVPLEAGGVFMAHKSGFDFSTLPGTFTIEEATAAIEAANGSTAYLPKMAEMVGPGGLLTKQMFQQLGRETMIAGGPTLYGSATDIADQICDLHAETGPNVGFMVSIINFMPRNVVDFVEKVVPILQQRGVFKTGYGSATTLRDNLGIPLKLRSASS; encoded by the coding sequence GTGACCCCCACGCTCAAGCTGGCGCTCGATCTGTCGTTCACCCACACCGAGGGGGCGTGGCGTAACCCCGGTTCGTGGGTGAACTACCCGTACTACACCCACCCGGCCATCTGGGAGGATGTCGCGCGCGTGGCCGAGCGTGGCTGCATCGACATGGTGTTCTTCGGGGACGGTGTCGGCATCCCCGATACCTGGGAGGGCAGCATCGACGCCGCGGTCACGTGGGGCCTGCAGTGGCCGCGCCACGACATGAGCCCCACCATTGCCCTGATGTCGCGGGTGACCCAACACCTCGGTTTCGGCCTCACCTTCTCACCGACCTACATGCACCCGTACTACGTTGCGCGGCACGTTTCTTCGCTCGATCACGTGACAGGCGGACGGATGGCGGTAAACCTCGTGACCTCGGCTCGCAGGTCGGATGCCGCGAACTTCGGCTTCGACGAGCTGATGGAGCACGACCGACGCTACGAGCGCGCGGATGAGTTCATCGACGTACTCAAAGGTCTGTGGAGTAGCGTCGAACCCGAGGCGATCCTGCTGGACACAGGAACCGGCGTGTTCGCAGACCCGGCCAAAGTGCACTATCTGGACCATCACGGCGAGTTCTTCGACGTCAAGGGTCCCCTGAACATGCTGCCGTCACCCCAGTACCATCCGCCACTCATCCAAGCCGGTGCGTCTCCACGGGGTCTCATATCGTTCGCACGTAACGCCGACATCGTGTTCGTGTCCCGTCCTTCGGCCGCGGGCATGAGGACGTTCCGCGCCGAGCTGGACCGCCATCTTGCTGACGTGGGCCGGGCCCCGGAGGAGATCCAGGTGCTCTGGCCGGTGCACCCGATGATGGGTGAGAACGTCGAACACGCGAAGGAACTCGAGGCACAGCTGATCGAATCGGTTCCGTTGGAGGCCGGCGGTGTCTTCATGGCGCACAAGAGCGGATTCGACTTCTCCACGCTGCCGGGCACCTTCACTATCGAGGAGGCCACTGCGGCAATCGAAGCGGCCAACGGATCGACGGCGTATCTGCCCAAGATGGCCGAGATGGTCGGACCCGGCGGTCTGCTGACCAAGCAGATGTTCCAGCAGCTCGGCCGCGAGACGATGATCGCGGGCGGGCCGACGCTTTACGGCAGCGCCACCGACATCGCCGACCAGATCTGCGACCTGCACGCCGAGACTGGTCCCAACGTCGGTTTCATGGTCTCGATCATCAACTTCATGCCGCGCAATGTCGTGGACTTCGTGGAGAAGGTGGTGCCGATCCTGCAGCAGCGTGGAGTGTTCAAGACCGGCTACGGCAGCGCGACGACGCTCAGGGACAACCTGGGCATTCCGCTGAAGCTCCGAAGCGCATCGTCATGA